In Choloepus didactylus isolate mChoDid1 chromosome X, mChoDid1.pri, whole genome shotgun sequence, a genomic segment contains:
- the LOC119522310 gene encoding late histone H2B.L4-like — translation MAEPSEVHLDTEDLEAAGPSTGKPHAVPEEAIQHPETIVPDSEQANPDAEMAEPEPEESDSEPESAKSEAPKQKKRKRCRRETFATYITKVLRQVHVDLAISQKALSVMDSFVKDIFERIMDEAARLTRYSRSSALTSRDIQTAVRLLLPGQLGKHAVSQGTKAVLKYRSRK, via the coding sequence ATGGCTGAACCTTCTGAGGTGCACCTCGACACAGAAGATCTTGAGGCGGCAGGCCCCAGTACCGGGAAGCCCCACGCAGTACCTGAGGAGGCCATTCAGCATCCAGAGACTATCGTTCCAGATTCTGAGCAGGCCAATCCGGATGCTGAGATGGCTGAGCCCGAGCCTGAGGAGAGTGATTCTGAACCAGAGTCAGCCAAGTCTGAGGCCCCGAAGCAGAAGAAGCGAAAGCGATGCCGCCGGGAGACGTTCGCCACCTACATCACAAAGGTGCTGAGGCAGGTTCACGTTGACCTCGCCATTTCTCAGAAGGCCTTGAGTGTCATGGATTCTTTCGTAAAGGACATCTTCGAGCGCATCATGGATGAGGCCGCTCGCCTGACCCGTTACAGCAGGAGCTCAGCCCTCACCTCCAGAGACATCCAGACCGCCGTCCGCCTGCTGCTGCCGGGGCAGTTGGGCAAGCACGCCGTGTCCCAGGGCACCAAGGCCGTCCTGAAGTACAGGAGCCGCAAATGA
- the LOC119522311 gene encoding LOW QUALITY PROTEIN: polycomb complex protein BMI-1-like (The sequence of the model RefSeq protein was modified relative to this genomic sequence to represent the inferred CDS: inserted 2 bases in 2 codons), whose product MTCALRSRDNGAAGAAIRLGKPPPPHPGPARVVPARPHALPGGGGVGGGGRGLSVARRLPKAPTDGGKAAPRWPLGSRPRFEGPRRTRVVFPLLGSPRPPALSGVFSPADIHRTARIRITELXPHLMCVLCGGYFIDTTTIIECLHSFCKRCILRYLETSKYCPICDVHVHETRPLLNIRSDKTLQDIVYKLVSGLFKNEMKRRRDFYAAHPSADAANGANEDREDIADEGKRIITDDEIISLSVEFFDQNRLDRKVNKDKETSKEEVNDKRYLWCPXAMTVMHLRKFLRSKMDIPNTFQIDVMYEEEPLKDYYTLMDIAYVYTWRRNGPLPWKYRVRPTCKRMKISHQRDGLTAAGDLESDSGSNKAHSPAGGLPSTSSCLPSPSTPVQSPHPQFPHISSTMNGTSSSPSGNHQSSFANRPRKSSVSGSSATSSG is encoded by the exons ATGACGTGTGCTCTG cGTAGTAGAGACAACGGGGCCGCGGGCGCCGCGATCCGCCTCGGGAagcccccacctccccatcccgGGCCCGCGCGAGTAGTCCCTGCGCGGCCTCACGCGCTCCCAGGCGGCGGCGGCGTTGGCGGTGGAGGCCGCGGCTTGAGCGTGGCAAGGCGGCTCCCGAAGGCGCCCACTGACGGCGGCAAGGCGGCTCCAAGATGGCCGCTCGGCTCGCGGCCGCGCTTTGAGGGACCGCGGCGAACTCGCGTTGTCTTTCCGCTGCTCGGATCGCCCCGGCCGCCGGCGCTTTCCGGAGTCTTTTCTCCAGCAGACATTCACCGAACAGCCAGAATCAGAATCACGGAGC AACCCCACCTGATGTGTGTGCTCTGTGGAGGGTACTTCATtgacaccaccaccatcatcgaATGTCTACATTCCTTCTGTAAAAGGTGTATCCTGCGTTACTTGGAGACCAGCAAGTACTGTCCAATCTGTGATGTCCACGTTCACGAAACCAGACCACTCCTAAATATAAGGTCAGATAAAACTCTTCAAGATATTGTATACAAATTAGTTTCAGGGCtcttcaaaaatgaaatgaagagaagAAGGGACTTTTATGCAGCTCATCCTTCAGCTGATGCTGCCAATGGCGCTAATGAAGATAGAGAAGACATTGCCGATGAAGGTAAGAGAATTATTACTGATGATGAGATAATAAGTTTATCCGTTGAATTCTTTGACCAGAACAGATTGGATCGAAAAgtaaacaaagacaaagagacatcTAAGGAAGAGGTGAATGATAAAAGGTACTTATGGTGCC GCGCCATGACTGTGATGCACCTGAGGAAGTTTCTCAGGAGCAAAATGGACATACCTAACACTTTCCAGATTGATGTCATGTACGAAGAGGAGCCTTTAAAGGATTACTATACACTGATGGATATTGCCTACGTTTATACCTGGAGAAGGAATGGGCCGCTTCCTTGGAAATACAGAGTTCGACCCACttgtaaaagaatgaagatcAGTCACCAGAGAGACGGACTGACGGCTGCTGGGGACCTAGAGAGTGACTCTGGGAGCAACAAGGCCCACAGCCCCGCAGGAGGCCTCCCCTCCACCTCCTCGTGCCTGCCGAGCCCCAGCACCCCTGTCCAGTCGCCGCatccccagtttccccacatctCCAGCACCATGAACGGAACCAGCAGCAGCCCCAGCGGGAACCACCAATCTTCCTTTGCCAACAGACCTCGGAAATCTTCAGTCAGTGGGTCTTCAGCAACTTCATCTGGTTGA